One stretch of Streptomyces sp. NBC_01363 DNA includes these proteins:
- the cbiQ gene encoding cobalt ECF transporter T component CbiQ — protein sequence MGAGHAHKLYRHGHSPVHDLPPHCKIAAAFCFVVVVVSTPRESVWAFGLYAVLLGAITALARIPAGFLLKRLLIEVPFVAFALLMPFVVPGEQTHVLGLSVSVPGLWGAWNVLAKGTLGVAASVLLASTTELRSLLLGLQRLRLPPLLVQIASFMIRYGDVITDEMRRMSIARRSRGFEARGVRQWGVLAKSAGALFIRSYERGERVHLAMVSRGYAGSMPVIDEVTASRTQWAYAAALPVLALAVCLLGWSL from the coding sequence ATGGGCGCGGGACACGCACACAAGCTCTACCGGCACGGTCACTCGCCCGTCCACGACCTGCCGCCGCACTGCAAGATCGCCGCAGCCTTCTGCTTCGTGGTGGTCGTCGTCTCGACGCCGCGCGAATCGGTGTGGGCGTTCGGGCTGTACGCGGTGCTGCTCGGCGCGATCACCGCGCTCGCCCGCATCCCGGCGGGCTTCCTGCTCAAACGGCTGCTCATCGAGGTGCCGTTCGTCGCGTTCGCGCTGCTCATGCCGTTCGTGGTGCCCGGCGAACAGACCCATGTCCTCGGCCTCTCCGTCAGCGTCCCCGGCCTCTGGGGCGCCTGGAACGTCCTGGCCAAGGGCACCCTCGGCGTCGCCGCGTCCGTGCTCCTCGCCTCCACCACCGAACTGCGCTCGCTGCTGCTCGGCCTCCAGCGGCTCAGGCTGCCGCCGCTGCTCGTCCAGATCGCCTCCTTCATGATCCGGTACGGCGACGTGATCACCGACGAGATGCGCCGGATGTCGATCGCGCGCCGCTCCCGGGGCTTCGAGGCGCGCGGGGTACGGCAGTGGGGTGTCCTGGCCAAGTCGGCGGGCGCCCTCTTCATCAGGTCGTACGAGCGCGGCGAACGCGTCCACCTCGCCATGGTCAGCCGCGGCTACGCCGGTTCCATGCCGGTCATCGACGAGGTGACCGCCTCCCGGACCCAGTGGGCGTACGCCGCCGCCCTCCCCGTGCTCGCCCTCGCGGTCTGTCTGCTGGGATGGTCCCTATGA
- a CDS encoding energy-coupling factor ABC transporter ATP-binding protein codes for MSQPTASAPAPSLEVGGLAYAYPDGHQALFGVDLTVARGERVALLGPNGAGKTTLVLHLNGILDAGAGTVRVAGLPVEKRNLAEIRRRVGIVFQDPDDQLFMPTVREDVAFGPAASGLRGAELEERVTEALTQVGMAEYANRPPHHLSFGQRRRVAVATVLAMRPEILVLDEPSSNLDPASRRELADILRSLDVTVLMVTHDLPYALELCPRAVILSEGVIAADDRTQDLLCDEKLMRRHRLELPFGFDPRSVTVDAPRR; via the coding sequence ATGAGTCAGCCCACCGCCTCCGCCCCCGCCCCGTCACTGGAAGTCGGCGGCCTCGCGTACGCCTACCCCGATGGCCACCAGGCGCTCTTCGGGGTGGACCTCACGGTCGCCCGGGGCGAACGGGTCGCCCTGCTCGGCCCCAACGGCGCCGGCAAGACCACCCTCGTCCTGCACCTCAACGGCATCCTGGACGCCGGGGCGGGCACCGTCCGGGTCGCCGGTCTCCCCGTCGAGAAGCGCAACCTCGCCGAGATCCGCCGCCGCGTCGGCATCGTCTTCCAGGACCCCGACGACCAGCTCTTCATGCCCACCGTCCGCGAGGACGTCGCCTTCGGCCCGGCCGCCTCCGGACTGCGCGGCGCCGAGCTGGAGGAACGCGTCACCGAGGCGCTGACGCAGGTCGGCATGGCGGAGTACGCGAACCGGCCGCCGCACCACCTCTCCTTCGGCCAGCGCCGCCGCGTCGCCGTCGCCACCGTCCTCGCCATGCGACCGGAGATCCTCGTCCTGGACGAGCCGTCCTCCAACCTGGACCCGGCCTCGCGGCGCGAGCTCGCCGACATCCTGCGGTCCCTGGACGTCACCGTGCTCATGGTCACGCACGACCTGCCGTACGCACTGGAGCTCTGCCCGCGCGCGGTGATCCTCAGCGAGGGCGTCATCGCCGCCGACGACCGCACCCAGGACCTGCTCTGCGACGAGAAGCTGATGCGCCGCCACCGCCTGGAACTGCCCTTCGGCTTCGATCCGCGCTCCGTGACGGTGGACGCTCCGCGACGCTGA
- a CDS encoding serine hydrolase domain-containing protein has translation MDVRGTVAAGFEPVRDAFIRNFEQRGERGAAVTVYRDGHKVVDLWAGTRDVDGVEPWAVDTVQIVRSAGKGIAAAVPLLLHQRGQLDLDAPVGTYWPEFKAAGKERVLVRHLLSHRAGIPALDCPLTPSEAADGTSGPQAVAAQRPQWEPGTDHGYHAQTYSWLIGELVRRVTGRTVGRWIAEEIARPLGLDFWFGLPADEAHRVGRIGPVEPPAAAGNTGILRVRPKRSVAEAYRDPQSLTRRAFGAIDPLPDENDPGYRAAELPASNGIATARALARCYAAMIGPVDGHRLFAPATLTLARTEESAGPDRVLVVNTRFGLGYMLHGPSAPLLAPGSFGHPGRGGSLGFADPESGIALGYVTNGLQKGVTADPRAQALVRAVRSAL, from the coding sequence GTGGACGTACGGGGCACGGTGGCGGCCGGATTCGAGCCGGTCAGGGATGCCTTCATCCGTAACTTCGAGCAGCGCGGCGAACGCGGCGCGGCCGTCACGGTCTACCGGGACGGGCACAAGGTCGTCGACCTCTGGGCCGGCACGAGAGACGTCGACGGCGTCGAACCCTGGGCCGTCGACACCGTGCAGATCGTCCGCTCGGCGGGCAAGGGCATCGCCGCCGCCGTACCGCTGCTGCTGCACCAGCGCGGCCAGCTCGACCTGGACGCCCCGGTCGGCACGTACTGGCCGGAGTTCAAGGCGGCCGGCAAGGAACGCGTGCTCGTCCGCCACCTCCTCTCCCACCGGGCCGGCATCCCCGCGCTCGACTGCCCGCTGACCCCCTCCGAAGCTGCCGACGGGACCAGCGGACCGCAGGCCGTCGCCGCCCAGCGCCCCCAGTGGGAACCCGGCACCGACCACGGCTACCACGCCCAGACCTACAGCTGGCTCATCGGCGAACTGGTGCGCCGGGTCACCGGCCGCACCGTCGGTCGCTGGATCGCCGAGGAGATCGCCCGGCCGCTCGGCCTGGACTTCTGGTTCGGCCTCCCGGCGGACGAGGCGCACCGGGTCGGCCGGATCGGGCCCGTCGAACCACCCGCCGCCGCAGGCAACACCGGCATCCTGCGGGTGCGCCCCAAGCGCTCCGTCGCCGAGGCGTACCGCGATCCGCAGTCCCTCACCCGCCGCGCCTTCGGGGCCATCGACCCGCTCCCCGACGAGAACGACCCCGGCTACCGGGCGGCCGAACTCCCCGCCTCCAACGGCATCGCCACCGCCCGCGCGCTGGCCCGCTGCTACGCCGCGATGATCGGCCCGGTCGACGGCCACCGCCTGTTCGCCCCGGCCACCCTCACCCTGGCCCGTACCGAGGAGTCGGCGGGCCCGGACCGGGTCCTGGTCGTCAACACCCGTTTCGGCCTGGGCTACATGCTGCACGGCCCGTCGGCGCCGCTGCTCGCCCCCGGCTCCTTCGGCCACCCCGGCCGGGGCGGCTCGCTCGGCTTCGCCGACCCCGAATCCGGCATCGCACTGGGCTATGTGACGAACGGTCTGCAGAAGGGAGTCACCGCCGATCCCCGTGCCCAGGCCCTGGTCAGGGCAGTACGGTCGGCGCTATGA